The genomic segment CGACATGCGTAATCCGGCCAGCATGCTGATCCTGGACAAGGTGGCCAAGGCCGTGTTTCACGTCCCCGGGGTCGCGCAGGTGCAGACCATCACCCGGCCGTTGGGAACCCCGCTAGTCCACAGCTCACTGGCGTTCGTGGTCAGTAATTCCAGTGCTGCCCAACAGGAAAACCTGACCTACCAACGAGATCGGGCCGACGACGCACTCAAGCAAGCCAACGAACTATCGAAGACGATCGACATTTTGCGACAACAGTTCGTCCTGCAGCAGCAGTTGGCCGGCACCACCCACGACGAGACCGAAAGCTTCCGCGACACACTCGCCACGATCAAAGACCTGCGCGACAAGATCGCGAATTTCGACGACTTCTTCCGCCCGATTCGCAGCTATTTCTATTGGGAGAAGCACTGTTACGACATTCCTGCCTGCTTCGCGTTCAGGTCGCTGTTCGACGCGCTCGACGGCATCGACCAGCTGACCGAAAAATTCGAGAACCTGACGGCTTCGCTGGATAAGCTCGACGCACTGCAACCGAAGCTGGTGGCGTTGATACCGCCCCAGATTCAAAGCCAGGAGACCAATCGCGATCTGACACTGGCGAATTACGCCACGCTGTCCGGGATCTACGCGCAGAACGCGCGTGCGCTGGAGAACTCGACGGCGTTGGGACAGGCGTTTGACGCGGCCAAGAACGACGACACCTTCTATCTGCCGCCAGAGGTGTTCGACAACCCCGACTTCAAACGCGGGCTCAAACTGTTCCTCTCACCCGACGGCAAGGCCGCTCGCATGATCGTCACGCACGACGGCGATCCCGCTACCACCGAAGGTATTTCGCACATCGACCCGATCGCCAAGGCCGCGCACGAGGCCTTGAAGGGCACCCCGATGGCGAACGCGGGGATCTATCTGGGCGGCACCGCCGCGACGTACAAGGACATCCAGGAGGGCGCCAAGTACGACCTGATGATCGTGGCATTCGCCGCCTTGAGCCTCATCCTGCTGATCATGATGATCATCACGCGCAGCCTGATCGCCGCGCTCGTCATCGTGGGCACCGTCGCGCTATCCCTGGGCGCCTCGTTCGGTTTGTCAGTTCTGGTGTGGCAGTACATGTTTGGTATCGAGTTGTATTGGGTCGTGCTGGCACTGGCGGTGATCTTGCTGCTGGCAGTCGGTTCGGACTACAACCTGCTGTTGATTTCCCGGTTTAAGGAAGAAATCCACGCCGGCCTCAACACCGGCATCATCCGTGCGATGGCCGGCTCCGGCTCGGTGGTCACCTCGGCCGGCATCGTTTTCGCCGTCACCATGTGTGCGTTTGTTTTCAGTGGTTTTCAGGTGCTCGGCCAGATCGGGACGACGATCGGGCTGGGTTTGTTGTTCGACACGCTGATCGTGCGCTCATTCATGACGCCCTCCGTCGCAAGGCTGCTCGGGCGCTGGTTCTGGTGGCCGCAACGGGTGCGGCCGCGCCCGGCCAGCACGATGCTGCGGCCCTACGGTCCGCGCCCGGCGGTTCGTCAGCTGCTGCTGTGGGAAGACGGCGATGCGGCCGCGCCGAAGCCCACGGTGGCCGCGCATTGATTCAGCGCAGCATGGTGGCCACGATCCCGGACAGGTAGCCCAGGCGGGCCACCTCCGACGGCCGGAATTCGGGACCCGGCCGGCCCAGCACCACCGTGGTCTGCGGGTCGCCCAGCGGCGCGGCGACCATCGTGATGTCCATGTCGCGCCAGGCCTGCGGCACCCACTCGGCGGTGCCGTCCAGCGTCGCGGCCTCGTGCATCGGCAGCCAGGGAGCCGACACGGCGCGGGTTTCGGGCGCGCCCGGGCTGGCGGCGAGGCGCCGCAGCTCGCCCTCGGCGCCCTGCAACACCGTGCACCAGCTCACCCGCAGCACCCGGGGCGCCTCGTCGGCCAGCACCTGCAGCCGTGCCGCCTTGCCCTTGGCCGCCGCGACGTGGTCGAGAAGTTCCAGCTCGCGGTGCGCTTCCAACAGCCCGGTGTGCGGGCGAACGCTGTCCACCCGCACGCCGTTCAGCGATTCGGCCGCGGTGATCAAGGTGTCGGGCATCGCCCCGGCGGGCAGTTCGATGACCAGGTCGTCGGTCGCGTATCCCGCGCTGCGGTCGACGACGTCGAGCGACAGGATGTCGGCGCCCACCGAACCGAGCGCAACCGCCAGCGCGCCCAGGCTTCCCGGGCGGTCGACGAGCTCGATGCGCAACAGATACGACGGCACGCGCCCACTGTTGCACAGAGCCGCGCGTCCGGCATTTCCGCAGGGTGGGTGCCAGCTGCACGCGCGTGGCCGCAGCACCGATAGGCTTTTCGCTCGTGTCCCAGATCTCCCGCGACGAGGTCGCGCACCTGGCCAGGCTGGCCCGGCTGGCGTTGACCGATACCGAGTTGGACAGCTACGCCGGCCAACTCGACGCCATCCTGACCCACGTCAGCCAGATCCAGGCGGTCGACGTCACCGGCGTCGAGCCGACCGACAACCCGCTCAAGGACGTCAACGTCACCCGCCCGGACGAGATCAGGCCGTGCCTGACGCAGGAGGAAGCGCTGGCCGCGGCACCCGCAGCCGTGGATGGGCGCTTCGCCGTCCCGCAGATCCTCGGAGACAGCGAGTGAACGAGATCATCCGATCCGACGCCGCGACGCTGGCCGCCAAGGTCGCCGCCGGGGAGCTGTCGTCGGTCGAGATCACCCAGGCCTACTTGGACCGGATCGCGGCGACCGACGACCGGTACAGCGCGTTTCTGCACGTCGCGGCCGACGAGGCGCTGTCGGCGGCGGGCGCGGTCGACGACGCGGTGGCGGCCGGGGAGCGGCTGCCCTCGGCGCTGGCCGGCGTTCCGCTGGCGCTCAAAGACGTGTTCACGACCGTCGATATGCCCACCACCTGCGGATCCAAGATCCTCGAGGGCTGGCGGTCACCCTACGACGCCACCGTCACGACCCGGCTGCGCGCGGCGGGCATCCCGATCCTGGGCAAGACCAACATGGACGAGTTCGCGATGGGCTCGTCGACGGAGAACTCCGCCTACGGCCCCACCCGCAACCCGTGGGACCTCGAGCGGGTGCCCGGCGGCTCCGGCGGTGGCAGCGCCGCGGCCTTGGCCTCCTTCCAGGCGCCGCTGGCCATCGGCACCGACACCGGGGGCTCGATCCGCCAGCCGGCCGCGCTGACCGCGACCGTCGGAGTCAAGCCCACCTACGGCACGGTGTCGCGCTACGGCCTGGTGGCCTGCGCGTCGTCGCTGGACCAGGGCGGCCCCTGCGCGCGCACCGTGCTCGACACCGCGTTGCTGCATGCCGTGATCGCCGGCCACGACGAGATGGACTCGACCTCCATCGATGCCCCGGTGCCCGATGTGGTCGGCGCCGCGATCAGCGGTGCCGCAGGCGATCTGAGCGGCGTGCGGATCGGTGTGGTCCGCCAGCTGCGCGGCGAGGGCTATCAGCCCGGAGTGCTGTCATCGTTCGAGGGGGCGGTCAAGCAGCTGACCGCGCTGGGTGCGCAGGTGAGCGAAGTCGATTGCCCACACTTCGATTACGCTCTGGCGGCCTACTACCTGATCCTGCCGTCGGAGGTGTCGAGCAACCTGGCGCGCTTCGACGCGATGCGTTACGGACTGCGGGTCGGTGACGACGGCAACCACAGCGCCGAGGAAGTGATGGCGCTGACCCGGGCCGCCGGATTCGGTCCAGAAGTCAAGCGCCGCATCATGATTGGTGCGTACGCGCTCTCGGCCGGCTATTACGACGCCTACTACAACCAGGCGCAGAAGGTGCGCACCCTGATCGCCCGTGATCTCGACGAGGCATACAAATCCGTCGACGTGCTAGTGTCGCCGGCCACCCCGACCACCGCGTTCCGGCTCGGGGAGAAGGTCGACGATCCGCTGGCCATGTACCTGTTCGACTTGTGCACGCTGCCGTTGAACCTGGCCGGGCACTGCGGAATGTCGGTGCCGTCCGGGCTCTCGCCGGATGACCAGCTGCCGGTGGGCCTGCAGATCATGGCGCCCGCGCTGGCCGACGATCGCCTGTATCGCGTCGGTGCCGCCTACGAAGCGGCGCGCGGACCGTTGCCGGCCGCGCCGACCGTCTAGCCGCACACCGCCCCGAATTGCCCCGACGGCGGCCGGACCGGGCAAGATAAGAGGATGCGGATCGGAATTCTCACCGGGGGCGGTGACTGTCCGGGGCTCAACGCCGTCATCCGGGCGGTGGTACGCACCTGCGACGCCCGGTATGGCTCGTCGGTGGTCGGCTTCCAGGATGGGTGGCGCGGGTTGCTGGAGAACCGGCGCATCCAGTTGCAGAACGACGATCGCAATGACCGGCTGCTCGCCAAGGGCGGGACGGTGCTGGGCACCGCGCGCGTGCATCCGGACAAGTTGCGGGCCGGGCTGGACCAGATCAAGCAGACCCTCGACGACAACGGCATCGACGTGCTCATCCCGATCGGTGGCGAGGGCACGCTGACGGCGGCCAACTGGCTGTCGGAGGAGAACGTTCCCGTGGTCGGGGTGCCGAAGACGATCGACAACGACATCGACTGCACGGACGTGACTTTCGGTCACGACACCGCGCTGACCGTGGCCACCGACGCTATCGACCGTTTGCACAGCACCGCCGAGTCGCACCAGCGGGTGATGCTGGTGGAGGTGATGGGCCGCCACGCCGGCTGGATCGCGTTGAACGCCGGGCTGGCGTCCGGAGCGCACATGACGCTGATTCCCGAGCAGCCCTTCGATATCGAGGATGTGTGCCGGCTCGTCAAACGCCGCTTCCAGCGCGGGGATTCACACTTCATCTGTGTAGTGGCCGAAGGGGCCAAGCCGATCCCCGGCTCGATTCCCTTGCGGGAGGGCGGGATTGACGAATTTGGCCACGAGAAGTTCACGGGCGTCGCTCAGCAGTTGGCCGTCGCCGTGGAGAAGCGAATCAACAAGGACGTGCGAGTGACCGTGCTGGGCCACGTCCAGCGGGGCGGCACCCCGACGGCTTATGACCGGGTGCTGGCCACCCGGTTCGGTGTCAACGCCGCCGACGCCGCGCACGCCGGTGAATACGGCCAGATGGTGTCGTTGCGCGGTCAGGACATCGGCCGTGTCTCGCTGGCCGACGCCACGCGCCAGCTCAAGCTGGTGCCCGACGCACGCCACGATGAGGCCGCCGCCTTCTTCGGCTGAGGTCGCGGGCAAACCACCCGGCCCGCGCGTGCCGAACAATTTCGGCAGTTAACACGTTCCTAGCGAGCTCTAGTTGAGGCTCTAGCTGACACCACGGCATACGTCCGATGGCCGGAGCCTGACGACCGTCTGAATCTGCCAGCTCAACCGGCCAGCGCTGATGGGCGGGCGCAATTTCCTGGTTTAACTATCACATCGAAACGGCTACACCAGCCGTTATGAGCAACCGCGAGGGGGTTCGCGGAGTCAACGCCCTATCTGCTGCCCTGCCTGCTGCACCGGCACATCCGTCGAGTTCCGCCAAGCCCGCGTTTTCGGTGCCGAGCTGGCGGGCCAACGCCGACCCGACGGCGGCCACGGTGCCCGAGCCCCGCCTCCCCGCGAAACCGGACAGGTCAAGCGGGCCCGCGACGCCCAACCGACTGGCGCGGGCACGGCGAGCCGCCGCGCCATATCGTCGTGAGCTGACCCTGGGCGGGACCGCCCTCGACGGCCTGGACTTGCGGGAGGCCTCGGGGCCGAGCAGGTTCAACTGGCGAGAGGTGATCCGCCGGGTGACCGGAATCGACCTCGGCCCCGGCAAACGCGCCGCATACGAGCGGGAGCTGCGCGAGCGTATCGGTGCGCCGATCGGCGGTGCGTTTCCGATCGCGGTGCTGAACTTCAAGGGCGGCGTCGGCAAGACCGCGGTGGTCGAGGCGCTCGGCTCGACGCTGGCCGAGGCGCGCGGCGACCGGGTCATCGCCGTCGACATCGACGCCGGCGATCTGGCGGAGCGCCATGGTCGCCGCAACCCGCTGGGCCTGGCCGACCTGCTCGCGCGCGATTCGGTGACCCAGTATGCGCAGGTGCGAGCGCATACCCACATGAACAGCTTCGGCCTCGAAGTGCTCGGGCTGCCCGACTACGGCCGCACCGACTGGCGGCTGGAGCGCCAGGACATCGCCAAGACGTTTTCGATTCTGCGCAAACACTATTCGGTGGTGCTGGTGGATTGCGTCAAGGCGATCAACTCTCATGTGATGGACGCGGTGCTGCCTGAGGCGCGCGCTCTCGTCGTGGTCTCCGGCCCGTCGATCGACGCGGTGCGCAAGACCAGGACAACGCTGGAGTGGTTGTCCAACAACGGACATGGCCGCTTGTTGAAGTCGACGGTGCTTGCGCTGAACTACACCGAGCCGGCCAAGCTGGATGGTGTGGCGACCAAGGAACTCGAGGCGCTGTCGGCCCGCGTCGCCGCCACGGTGCTGCTGCCATTCGATCGGCACGTGCGCGAGGGCAAAGAGCTCGGGCTGGACCGGTTGAGCAAGGAAAGCCGGCGCGCCTACCTGGAGATGGCCGCCGCGCTGGGCGACATCGTCGCCGGGCGGCCGGTGGGGAGCCAGCAGCGCGAGGCCACGCCGCGGTCCTGGCGCTAACGCCGCGGAGCCTGGGCTGTTATGCCCGACCCGGCGGTTCGCTCGGCCACCGTTAGGATCGTTGCCATGACTGTTACTTCCGGAGCGGCCGAGCTGCTGGATTACGACGACGTCATCGCACGTTTCGATCCCGTGCTCGGGCTGGAAGTACATGTCGAGTTGTCCACCGCGACAAAGATGTTCTGCGGCTGCTCCACCACATTCGGTGCCGAACCCAACACCCAGGTATGCCCGGTGTGCCTGGGGCTGCCCGGTTCGCTGCCCGTGCTCAACCAGAAAGCGGTGGAGTCGGCGATCCGCATCGGACTGGCGCTGAATTGCGAGATCGTGCCGTGGTGCCGCTTCGCCCGGAAGAACTACTTCTATCCGGATATGCCGAAGAACTACCAGATCTCGCAGTACGACGAGCCGATCGCCATCAACGGCTACCTCGAGGCGCCGCTGGAGGACGGCACCACCTGGCGGGTCGAGATCGAACGTGCCCACATGGAAGAGGACACCGGCAAGCTCACCCACCTGGGCGGCGAGACGGGCCGCATCCACGGCGCGACGACGTCGCTGATCGACTACAACCGTGCCGGCGTGCCGCTGATCGAAATCGTCACCAAGCCCATCGAGGGAGCCGGGGCCCGGGCCCCGCAGATTGCCCGGGCTTACGTGACGGCATTGCGAGACTTGTTGCGCGCTTTGGAAGTATCCGATGTTCGGATGGACCAGGGCTCGATGCGGTGTGACTCCAACGTCTCGTTGAAGCCTAGGGGTGCGACCCAGTTCGGCACCCGGACCGAGACCAAGAACGTCAACTCGCTGAAAAGTGTTGAGGTCGCGGTGCGTTACGAAATGCAGCGCCAGGCCGCCGTTCTGGTTTCCGGTGGCTCAATCACACAGGAAACCAGGCACTTTCAGGAGGGGGCGGGCACTACCAGCGCGGGCCGCGCCAAAGAAACGGCGCAGGATTACCGCTATTTCCCCGAGCCCGACCTGGAACCCGTCGCGCCCAGCCGTGAGCTGGTCGAGCAATTGCGCCAGACCATCCCCGAGCTTCCCTGGTTGAGCCGCAAGCGGATTCAGGAAGAGTGGGGCGTTTCCGACGAGGTGATGCGCGATCTCGTCAACGCGGGCGCGGTCGAATTGGTCACCGCGACCATCAAACACGGCGCGTCCAGCACACAGGCGCGCTCCTGGTGGGGAAACTTCCTGGTGCAGAAGGCCAATGAGGCGAACATCGAATTGGACGAGCTGGCCATCACGCCCGCTCAGGTCGCCGCGGTGATCGTACTGGTCGACGAGGGCAAGCTGTCCAACAAGCTGGCCCGCCAGGTTGTCGAAGGTGTGCTGGCCGGAGAAGGCGAACCCGAGCAGGTGATGACCGCGCGTGGCCTGGCGCTGGTGCGCGACGACTCGGTCACCCAGGCCGCCGTCGACGAGGCCCTGGCCGCCAATCCCGATGTGGCGGAAAAGATCCGCGGTGGCAAGGTGCAAGCCGCCGGCGCGATCGTGGGCGCGGTCATGAAAGCCACCCGTGGTCAGGCGGACGCCGCCCGGGTGCGCGAGCTGGTGCTGGCCGCCTGCGGGCAGTCCTAGCCCGAATCAGCGGGACCGGCGCGCGCCGCCTATGCCTTGTCGTCGTTGTTGCGCGGGAAGCCGCCGCCCTGCGGGAACAGTGGGAACACCACGTCGTCAAGCTTTTCGGCGTCGCCGGCGGTCTTGTTGATCGTGGCGCCCCAGACGTTGCCGTCCGGCGACATCCGCAGCGCCCACGCGTGGGCGTGCGTGTCCTTGCGGACGACGTCGGGCTCACCGGTGACCGCGCCCGATTTCGGGTCAAGCCGCACCGCCACCGTCATTTTGGTGTTGACCAGATTGACCATCACGGTCCCATCCATCGCCGCGCATCCGGCCACGCCCGGCTTGTCCGGCCACGTCCACACCGTGGAGACCTCCGAGGCTTTGGTGATGCGCTGCAACCGGTCCGCGGTCGGGGTGCGGTCGGCGACATACAGCGAGCCGTCCACGGGATCGACGCACAGCCCGCCGCCCGAGCCGACGCCGGACAGCGCGGTGGTCGGTGGCGCCTGGCCGACCGTGGTCGGCTGCTCGATGCGCAGCACCTTGCCCGCCAACGACTTCGGATCGGCGGCCATAGCGGGGTTGCCCGCATCGCCGGTCAGCACCAGCAGCGTAGTCGGGCTGGTGAACAGCAGCGCTCCGCTGTTCCCGTTGGCGCCCTTGGGAATCCCGGTCAGGATGTCCTTGGGGATATCGCCGTCGGCGATGCGGATGACCCGGTTATCCGTCGGCGTGCTGATGTAGGCGTACATCAAGCGGTCCTGAGAGTAGGTCGGCGACAGCACGATATCCATCAAGCCGCCATCCCCGGATCCGTCGACGGGGATGACCAGCTTCACCTTCGGCTCGGCGCTGACGGAGATCTCCTTGACCGCGCCGGTGGTGCGCTCGGCGACCAACGCGGTTTTGCTGTCGGGCCCCATGATCAGGCCGCTGGTGCTCTCCAGGCAGCCCTGCATCACCCCGGGGGCGGGGCAGGCCTTGGGGAACGGCGTGGGCGGCAGCGGCGGCGGCGGGGGAGGCGTCGAACTCGGCTGTGGCTTGAGTTCGGGCGCGGTG from the Mycobacterium lentiflavum genome contains:
- a CDS encoding RND family transporter codes for the protein MSNQTNEQQTRPAVPRNIRRLALPILLFWVALAAITNIAVPQLEEVGKTHNVALNSPDAPSLKAIKRIGQVFHEFDTDSSAMIVLEGDKPLGADAHRFYDEMIRKLQQDKKHVEHVQDYWGDTLTAAGSQSTDGKAAYVQVNLAGNQGSALANEGVGAIRDIIDHMKPPPGVKTYVTGAAPLISDQFDVGSKGTAKVTTITIGVIALMLFFVYRSVLTTLLVLATVLIEMSAARGLVAFLGNEGIIGLSTYATNILTLLVIAAGTDYAIFFVGRYQEARGTGEDREKAFYTMYHGTTHVVLGSGLTVAGAVACLSFTRLPYFQSLGIPAALGILVALLAALTLGPAILTLGAKAGIFDPKRAIQTRGWRRIGTAIVRWPGAVLAAASALALIGLIALPGYKTSYDTRPYMPADAPANVGYTAAEKHFSRARLEPELLMVESDHDMRNPASMLILDKVAKAVFHVPGVAQVQTITRPLGTPLVHSSLAFVVSNSSAAQQENLTYQRDRADDALKQANELSKTIDILRQQFVLQQQLAGTTHDETESFRDTLATIKDLRDKIANFDDFFRPIRSYFYWEKHCYDIPACFAFRSLFDALDGIDQLTEKFENLTASLDKLDALQPKLVALIPPQIQSQETNRDLTLANYATLSGIYAQNARALENSTALGQAFDAAKNDDTFYLPPEVFDNPDFKRGLKLFLSPDGKAARMIVTHDGDPATTEGISHIDPIAKAAHEALKGTPMANAGIYLGGTAATYKDIQEGAKYDLMIVAFAALSLILLIMMIITRSLIAALVIVGTVALSLGASFGLSVLVWQYMFGIELYWVVLALAVILLLAVGSDYNLLLISRFKEEIHAGLNTGIIRAMAGSGSVVTSAGIVFAVTMCAFVFSGFQVLGQIGTTIGLGLLFDTLIVRSFMTPSVARLLGRWFWWPQRVRPRPASTMLRPYGPRPAVRQLLLWEDGDAAAPKPTVAAH
- the gatA gene encoding Asp-tRNA(Asn)/Glu-tRNA(Gln) amidotransferase subunit GatA, with the translated sequence MNEIIRSDAATLAAKVAAGELSSVEITQAYLDRIAATDDRYSAFLHVAADEALSAAGAVDDAVAAGERLPSALAGVPLALKDVFTTVDMPTTCGSKILEGWRSPYDATVTTRLRAAGIPILGKTNMDEFAMGSSTENSAYGPTRNPWDLERVPGGSGGGSAAALASFQAPLAIGTDTGGSIRQPAALTATVGVKPTYGTVSRYGLVACASSLDQGGPCARTVLDTALLHAVIAGHDEMDSTSIDAPVPDVVGAAISGAAGDLSGVRIGVVRQLRGEGYQPGVLSSFEGAVKQLTALGAQVSEVDCPHFDYALAAYYLILPSEVSSNLARFDAMRYGLRVGDDGNHSAEEVMALTRAAGFGPEVKRRIMIGAYALSAGYYDAYYNQAQKVRTLIARDLDEAYKSVDVLVSPATPTTAFRLGEKVDDPLAMYLFDLCTLPLNLAGHCGMSVPSGLSPDDQLPVGLQIMAPALADDRLYRVGAAYEAARGPLPAAPTV
- a CDS encoding MinD/ParA family ATP-binding protein; translation: MSNREGVRGVNALSAALPAAPAHPSSSAKPAFSVPSWRANADPTAATVPEPRLPAKPDRSSGPATPNRLARARRAAAPYRRELTLGGTALDGLDLREASGPSRFNWREVIRRVTGIDLGPGKRAAYERELRERIGAPIGGAFPIAVLNFKGGVGKTAVVEALGSTLAEARGDRVIAVDIDAGDLAERHGRRNPLGLADLLARDSVTQYAQVRAHTHMNSFGLEVLGLPDYGRTDWRLERQDIAKTFSILRKHYSVVLVDCVKAINSHVMDAVLPEARALVVVSGPSIDAVRKTRTTLEWLSNNGHGRLLKSTVLALNYTEPAKLDGVATKELEALSARVAATVLLPFDRHVREGKELGLDRLSKESRRAYLEMAAALGDIVAGRPVGSQQREATPRSWR
- the gatB gene encoding Asp-tRNA(Asn)/Glu-tRNA(Gln) amidotransferase subunit GatB produces the protein MTVTSGAAELLDYDDVIARFDPVLGLEVHVELSTATKMFCGCSTTFGAEPNTQVCPVCLGLPGSLPVLNQKAVESAIRIGLALNCEIVPWCRFARKNYFYPDMPKNYQISQYDEPIAINGYLEAPLEDGTTWRVEIERAHMEEDTGKLTHLGGETGRIHGATTSLIDYNRAGVPLIEIVTKPIEGAGARAPQIARAYVTALRDLLRALEVSDVRMDQGSMRCDSNVSLKPRGATQFGTRTETKNVNSLKSVEVAVRYEMQRQAAVLVSGGSITQETRHFQEGAGTTSAGRAKETAQDYRYFPEPDLEPVAPSRELVEQLRQTIPELPWLSRKRIQEEWGVSDEVMRDLVNAGAVELVTATIKHGASSTQARSWWGNFLVQKANEANIELDELAITPAQVAAVIVLVDEGKLSNKLARQVVEGVLAGEGEPEQVMTARGLALVRDDSVTQAAVDEALAANPDVAEKIRGGKVQAAGAIVGAVMKATRGQADAARVRELVLAACGQS
- a CDS encoding PQQ-dependent sugar dehydrogenase, with the translated sequence MHLGRPVRCGLAALCAAMLVATGCARFNDAASAPFTTAPELKPQPSSTPPPPPPLPPTPFPKACPAPGVMQGCLESTSGLIMGPDSKTALVAERTTGAVKEISVSAEPKVKLVIPVDGSGDGGLMDIVLSPTYSQDRLMYAYISTPTDNRVIRIADGDIPKDILTGIPKGANGNSGALLFTSPTTLLVLTGDAGNPAMAADPKSLAGKVLRIEQPTTVGQAPPTTALSGVGSGGGLCVDPVDGSLYVADRTPTADRLQRITKASEVSTVWTWPDKPGVAGCAAMDGTVMVNLVNTKMTVAVRLDPKSGAVTGEPDVVRKDTHAHAWALRMSPDGNVWGATINKTAGDAEKLDDVVFPLFPQGGGFPRNNDDKA
- a CDS encoding ATP-dependent 6-phosphofructokinase, yielding MRIGILTGGGDCPGLNAVIRAVVRTCDARYGSSVVGFQDGWRGLLENRRIQLQNDDRNDRLLAKGGTVLGTARVHPDKLRAGLDQIKQTLDDNGIDVLIPIGGEGTLTAANWLSEENVPVVGVPKTIDNDIDCTDVTFGHDTALTVATDAIDRLHSTAESHQRVMLVEVMGRHAGWIALNAGLASGAHMTLIPEQPFDIEDVCRLVKRRFQRGDSHFICVVAEGAKPIPGSIPLREGGIDEFGHEKFTGVAQQLAVAVEKRINKDVRVTVLGHVQRGGTPTAYDRVLATRFGVNAADAAHAGEYGQMVSLRGQDIGRVSLADATRQLKLVPDARHDEAAAFFG
- the gatC gene encoding Asp-tRNA(Asn)/Glu-tRNA(Gln) amidotransferase subunit GatC — encoded protein: MSQISRDEVAHLARLARLALTDTELDSYAGQLDAILTHVSQIQAVDVTGVEPTDNPLKDVNVTRPDEIRPCLTQEEALAAAPAAVDGRFAVPQILGDSE
- a CDS encoding amino acid-binding protein — encoded protein: MPSYLLRIELVDRPGSLGALAVALGSVGADILSLDVVDRSAGYATDDLVIELPAGAMPDTLITAAESLNGVRVDSVRPHTGLLEAHRELELLDHVAAAKGKAARLQVLADEAPRVLRVSWCTVLQGAEGELRRLAASPGAPETRAVSAPWLPMHEAATLDGTAEWVPQAWRDMDITMVAAPLGDPQTTVVLGRPGPEFRPSEVARLGYLSGIVATMLR